One window from the genome of Asterias amurensis chromosome 12, ASM3211899v1 encodes:
- the LOC139944849 gene encoding bcl-2-related ovarian killer protein-like isoform X2, translating to MPSLEDRVSEEAAMLCNEFVYLKLRQRGLLNRGRQTAAVKLIPTAATKKTRHQPKEITIQDTVLELQVVSAEMEQLYPNLFKDVFTQLNIRVTSEEVVEEAVTAVASEIFRSGITWARVVAMFAVAATLAAECVQQRTHDHAAFVDRVVRSLSHFVRENLAEWIAREGGWGDMTRTFRGVKEDDSNMLMTIGVVGALCGFAGTILATGKLQDNL from the exons ATGCCGTCTCTGGAAGACAGGGTATCCGAAGAGGCTGCTATGCTATGCAATGAGTTTGTTTACCTCAAGCTACGTCAGCGTGGTTTACTCAACAGAGGACGACAAACAG CTGCAGTCAAACTTATTCCCACCGCTGCAACCAAAAAAACACGCCACCAACCGAAAGAGATAACGATTCAAGACACGGTACTGGAGCTCCAGGTGGTCAGTGCCGAGATGGAGCAGCTGTACCCGAACCTCTTCAAAGACGTCTTCACTCAATTAAACATCCGGGTCACTTCCGAGGAGGTCGTGGAGGAAGCCGTCACGGCCGTTGCGTCAGAGATCTTCCGTAGTGGGATCACGTGGGCGAGGGTGGTGGCCATGTTTGCTGTTGCGGCCACACTGGCGGCCGAGTGCGTCCAGCAGCGGACCCACGACCACGCTGCTTTCGTGGACAGGGTGGTCAGGAGTTTGAGTCACTTCGTGAGAGAGAATCTTGCGGAGTGGATTGCTAGAGAAGGCGGATGG GGTGATATGACAAGAACATTCCGAGGGGTCAAAGAGGACGATTCTAATATGCTAATGACAATCGGCGTTGTGGGGGCGTTGTGTGGATTCGCTGGAACGATCTTAGCAACGGGGAAACTCCAGGACAATTTATAG
- the LOC139944849 gene encoding bcl-2-related ovarian killer protein-like isoform X1 has product MYCFVYVHRSRDIMPSLEDRVSEEAAMLCNEFVYLKLRQRGLLNRGRQTAAVKLIPTAATKKTRHQPKEITIQDTVLELQVVSAEMEQLYPNLFKDVFTQLNIRVTSEEVVEEAVTAVASEIFRSGITWARVVAMFAVAATLAAECVQQRTHDHAAFVDRVVRSLSHFVRENLAEWIAREGGWGDMTRTFRGVKEDDSNMLMTIGVVGALCGFAGTILATGKLQDNL; this is encoded by the exons atgtattgttttgtttatgtccACAGGTCTCGAGACATCATGCCGTCTCTGGAAGACAGGGTATCCGAAGAGGCTGCTATGCTATGCAATGAGTTTGTTTACCTCAAGCTACGTCAGCGTGGTTTACTCAACAGAGGACGACAAACAG CTGCAGTCAAACTTATTCCCACCGCTGCAACCAAAAAAACACGCCACCAACCGAAAGAGATAACGATTCAAGACACGGTACTGGAGCTCCAGGTGGTCAGTGCCGAGATGGAGCAGCTGTACCCGAACCTCTTCAAAGACGTCTTCACTCAATTAAACATCCGGGTCACTTCCGAGGAGGTCGTGGAGGAAGCCGTCACGGCCGTTGCGTCAGAGATCTTCCGTAGTGGGATCACGTGGGCGAGGGTGGTGGCCATGTTTGCTGTTGCGGCCACACTGGCGGCCGAGTGCGTCCAGCAGCGGACCCACGACCACGCTGCTTTCGTGGACAGGGTGGTCAGGAGTTTGAGTCACTTCGTGAGAGAGAATCTTGCGGAGTGGATTGCTAGAGAAGGCGGATGG GGTGATATGACAAGAACATTCCGAGGGGTCAAAGAGGACGATTCTAATATGCTAATGACAATCGGCGTTGTGGGGGCGTTGTGTGGATTCGCTGGAACGATCTTAGCAACGGGGAAACTCCAGGACAATTTATAG